From the genome of Haloterrigena sp. KLK7, one region includes:
- a CDS encoding acetyl-CoA carboxylase biotin carboxylase subunit — protein sequence MFRKVLVANRGEIAVRVMRACEELNIGTVAIYSEADKDSGHVRYADEAYNVGPARAADSYLDHEAVIEAARKADADAIHPGYGFLAENAEFAGKVEKAEGITWIGPSSSAMESLGEKTKARTIMSEADVPIVPGTTDPVTDPEEVKEFGEEHGYPIAIKAEGGGGGRGMKVVWEESEVEDQLESAQREGEAYFGNDSVYLERYLEQPRHIEVQILADEHGNVRHLGERDCSLQRRHQKVIEEGPSAALSDELREEIGEAARRGVAAAEYTNAGTVEFLVEEEDREAGELLGPDANFYFLEVNTRIQVEHTVTEEITGIDIVKRQIQIAADEEIDFDQDDVEIDGHAMEFRINAENAANDFAPATGGRLETYDPPGGIGVRLDDALRQGDDLVTDYDSMIAKLVVWGEDRDECIERSLRALREYEIAGIPTIIPFHRLMLTDEEFVASTHTTKYLDEEIDESRIEEAQEQWGGDTGDGSGEDEEGVEREFTVEVNGKRFEVELEEHGAPAIPAGDVDVGGGAEPPQPAGGSSESGEIEGSGETVDAEMQGTILDVKVEVGDEVAAGDVLVVLEAMKMENDIVASKGGTVTEIAVEEDQSVDMGDTLVVLE from the coding sequence ATGTTTCGGAAGGTTCTCGTGGCGAACCGCGGGGAGATCGCGGTTCGAGTGATGCGCGCGTGCGAGGAGTTGAACATCGGAACCGTCGCTATCTACTCCGAGGCCGACAAAGACTCGGGGCACGTCCGCTACGCCGACGAGGCGTACAACGTGGGTCCGGCCCGCGCGGCCGACTCGTATCTCGATCACGAGGCCGTCATCGAGGCCGCCCGGAAGGCCGACGCCGACGCCATCCACCCCGGCTACGGCTTCCTCGCGGAGAACGCCGAGTTCGCGGGCAAGGTCGAGAAAGCGGAAGGGATCACCTGGATCGGTCCGTCCAGTTCGGCGATGGAGTCGCTGGGCGAGAAGACCAAGGCCCGCACGATCATGAGCGAGGCCGACGTGCCGATCGTCCCCGGGACGACCGACCCCGTCACCGACCCCGAGGAAGTCAAGGAGTTCGGCGAGGAACACGGCTACCCGATCGCCATCAAGGCCGAGGGCGGCGGCGGCGGCCGCGGGATGAAGGTCGTCTGGGAGGAAAGCGAGGTCGAGGACCAACTCGAGAGCGCCCAGCGCGAGGGCGAGGCCTACTTCGGCAACGATTCGGTCTACCTCGAGCGCTACCTCGAGCAGCCCCGCCACATCGAGGTCCAGATCCTGGCCGACGAACACGGTAACGTCCGCCACCTCGGCGAGCGGGACTGTTCGCTCCAGCGCCGTCACCAGAAGGTCATCGAGGAGGGGCCGTCGGCGGCCCTCTCGGACGAACTGCGCGAGGAGATCGGCGAAGCCGCTCGTCGAGGCGTCGCCGCCGCGGAGTACACCAATGCCGGCACCGTCGAGTTCCTCGTCGAAGAGGAGGACCGCGAGGCGGGCGAACTGCTCGGTCCCGACGCGAACTTCTACTTCCTCGAGGTCAACACGCGGATTCAGGTCGAACACACCGTCACCGAGGAGATCACTGGGATCGACATCGTCAAGCGCCAGATCCAGATCGCCGCCGACGAGGAGATCGACTTCGACCAGGACGACGTCGAGATCGACGGCCACGCGATGGAGTTCCGGATCAACGCCGAGAACGCGGCCAACGACTTCGCGCCCGCGACCGGCGGACGGCTCGAGACCTACGACCCGCCGGGCGGGATCGGCGTCCGACTGGACGACGCGCTCCGGCAGGGCGACGACCTCGTCACCGACTACGACTCGATGATCGCGAAACTGGTCGTCTGGGGCGAGGACCGCGACGAGTGTATCGAGCGCTCCCTGCGCGCGCTGCGAGAGTACGAGATCGCGGGCATCCCGACGATCATCCCGTTCCACCGGCTGATGCTCACCGACGAGGAGTTCGTCGCGAGCACGCACACGACGAAGTATCTGGACGAGGAGATCGACGAGAGCCGCATCGAGGAGGCCCAGGAGCAGTGGGGCGGCGACACCGGCGACGGGTCCGGCGAGGACGAGGAGGGCGTCGAACGCGAGTTCACCGTCGAGGTCAACGGCAAGCGCTTCGAGGTCGAACTCGAGGAACACGGCGCGCCGGCCATTCCGGCCGGCGACGTCGACGTCGGCGGCGGGGCCGAGCCGCCACAACCCGCCGGCGGCTCCAGTGAGAGCGGCGAAATCGAGGGCAGCGGCGAGACCGTCGACGCCGAGATGCAGGGGACGATCCTCGACGTCAAAGTCGAGGTCGGCGACGAGGTCGCCGCCGGCGACGTGCTGGTCGTCCTCGAGGCGATGAAGATGGAGAACGACATCGTCGCCTCCAAGGGCGGCACCGTCACCGAAATCGCCGTCGAGGAAGACCAGAGCGTCGACATGGGCGATACGCTAGTCGTCCTCGAGTAA
- a CDS encoding TIGR04347 family pseudo-SAM/SPASM protein — MISISKLLCDLDAEGDGLRYDAADGSSKPQITEEKQRRPVVVWNATRRCNLYCSHCYAGADLEAAPGEFSTSEAKTFLEGLADYGAPVILFSGGEPLVRDDLIELVDYAADLGLRPVLSSNGTLLTREKAEALQDAGLQYAGISVDGLPERNDEFRGKDGAFEAAVRGIENCLDVGLKTGLRYTITQANAPDLEGVVDLLVEKGLDRFCFYHLDYGGRGAEIVDADLSPQAKREAIERVADLTLEYHDRGEEIETLLVGNYADAAFLVEYAREEFGEAKARAVYDYLERNGGDPTGERIADVDYAGNVHPTQFWQGYSLGNVRDRPFGEIWEDESNPLLEALRNREERLNGKCADCQYKSICRGASRLRALATTGDLFAPDPQCYLRDDEIHGEKSGSVAGGAAD; from the coding sequence GTGATCTCGATCAGCAAGCTCCTCTGTGACCTCGACGCCGAGGGCGACGGGCTGCGCTACGACGCGGCCGACGGCTCCTCGAAGCCCCAGATCACCGAGGAGAAACAGCGCAGGCCCGTCGTCGTCTGGAACGCCACGCGGCGGTGCAACCTCTACTGCTCGCACTGTTACGCCGGCGCCGACCTCGAGGCCGCGCCCGGCGAGTTCTCGACGAGCGAGGCGAAGACCTTCCTCGAGGGGTTGGCCGACTACGGCGCGCCGGTGATCCTCTTCTCGGGGGGCGAACCGCTCGTTCGGGACGACCTGATCGAACTCGTCGATTACGCCGCGGATCTCGGCCTGCGGCCGGTGCTCTCCTCGAACGGGACTCTCCTGACGCGGGAGAAGGCCGAGGCGCTGCAGGACGCCGGACTGCAGTACGCCGGCATCTCCGTCGACGGCCTGCCCGAGCGCAACGACGAGTTCCGCGGAAAGGACGGCGCGTTCGAGGCCGCCGTCCGCGGCATCGAGAACTGTCTCGACGTCGGCCTCAAGACCGGCCTGCGGTACACGATCACCCAGGCCAACGCGCCTGACCTCGAGGGGGTGGTGGACCTGCTGGTCGAGAAGGGGCTGGACCGCTTCTGCTTCTACCACCTCGACTACGGCGGCCGCGGGGCCGAGATCGTCGACGCCGACCTCTCGCCGCAGGCGAAACGCGAGGCGATCGAGCGGGTCGCCGACCTCACGCTCGAGTACCACGACCGCGGCGAGGAGATCGAGACCCTGCTGGTCGGCAACTACGCCGACGCCGCGTTCCTCGTGGAGTACGCCCGCGAGGAGTTCGGCGAGGCGAAGGCGCGGGCGGTCTACGACTACCTCGAGCGAAACGGCGGCGACCCGACGGGCGAGCGGATCGCCGACGTCGACTACGCGGGCAACGTCCACCCGACGCAGTTCTGGCAGGGCTACAGCCTCGGCAACGTCCGCGACCGACCGTTCGGTGAGATCTGGGAGGACGAGTCCAATCCGCTGCTCGAGGCGCTACGGAACCGCGAGGAGCGGCTGAACGGGAAGTGCGCGGACTGTCAGTACAAGTCGATCTGTCGGGGCGCGTCGCGGCTTCGCGCGCTCGCGACGACGGGCGACCTGTTCGCGCCGGATCCGCAGTGTTACCTCCGGGACGACGAGATTCACGGCGAGAAGTCGGGATCGGTCGCGGGCGGCGCCGCGGACTGA
- a CDS encoding TIGR04053 family radical SAM/SPASM domain-containing protein yields MRPGTLDTSDRPMVLIWELTQACGLACDHCRADARPNRHPDELSTAEGKRLLEDAAEFGDGQLVVLSGGDPLVRDDVEELIAHGDDLGLRMTITPSGTGSLTADRIEAMADAGLKRMAVSIDGASPESHDAFRGETGSFEETIRAVEDAEAAGLPVQVNTTVCRQTVGELPEIRDLLRELGAVMWSVFFLVPVGRGRILEPIDPDEADAVMAWLDEVSDEEPFGLKTTEAPHYRRVSMQRQRARADGEVTDAAPDGDGSGANPGLKRRGGIVAGDGFAFVSHTGEVFPSGFLPESAGNVRERPVTELYRESDLFRELRDRDNLSGKCGACPYRHVCGGSRSRAFATTGDPLASDPLCPYVPDGYDGPLPWDGDSDWDVAVGD; encoded by the coding sequence ATGCGACCCGGAACTCTCGATACGTCCGACCGACCGATGGTCCTCATCTGGGAACTCACCCAGGCCTGCGGACTCGCCTGCGATCACTGTCGGGCCGACGCCCGGCCGAACCGCCACCCCGACGAGCTCTCGACCGCCGAGGGCAAACGGCTGCTCGAGGACGCCGCCGAGTTCGGCGACGGACAGCTGGTCGTCCTCTCGGGCGGCGACCCCCTCGTGCGCGACGACGTCGAGGAGCTGATCGCCCACGGCGACGACCTGGGGCTCCGGATGACGATCACGCCGAGCGGCACCGGCTCGCTGACCGCGGACCGCATCGAGGCGATGGCCGACGCCGGGCTCAAGCGGATGGCCGTCAGCATCGACGGCGCTTCCCCCGAGAGCCACGACGCGTTCCGCGGCGAAACCGGCAGCTTCGAGGAGACCATTCGCGCCGTCGAGGACGCCGAGGCGGCGGGCCTCCCGGTTCAGGTCAACACCACCGTCTGTCGCCAGACGGTCGGCGAACTCCCCGAAATCAGGGACCTCCTGCGGGAGCTCGGCGCCGTGATGTGGAGCGTCTTCTTCCTCGTTCCCGTCGGCCGCGGGCGGATCTTAGAGCCGATCGATCCCGACGAGGCCGACGCCGTGATGGCCTGGCTCGACGAGGTCAGCGACGAGGAGCCGTTCGGCCTCAAGACGACCGAAGCGCCACACTACCGCCGAGTCTCGATGCAACGCCAGCGCGCTCGAGCGGACGGCGAAGTTACGGACGCGGCTCCCGACGGAGATGGTAGCGGGGCGAATCCGGGACTCAAACGCCGCGGCGGAATCGTCGCCGGAGACGGCTTCGCCTTCGTGAGCCACACCGGCGAGGTCTTCCCCTCCGGCTTCCTGCCGGAATCCGCCGGGAACGTCCGGGAACGTCCCGTTACCGAACTCTATCGCGAGTCGGATCTCTTCCGAGAACTGCGCGACCGCGACAACCTCTCCGGCAAGTGCGGGGCCTGTCCGTACCGCCACGTCTGCGGCGGGAGTCGCTCGCGGGCGTTCGCGACGACCGGCGATCCGCTGGCGAGCGACCCGCTCTGTCCGTACGTTCCCGACGGCTACGACGGTCCCCTCCCGTGGGACGGCGACAGCGACTGGGACGTCGCAGTCGGGGACTGA
- a CDS encoding Htur_1727 family rSAM-partnered candidate RiPP: MVEKARRERVDADERGNPTRQWEVFLREEPGDPLRHVGSVAAGSETEAHEHASRLFGWYAVDVWVCPADAVGRYSTRGFGESEQPDGDGGDDTDTDGDGDADDSDDEEPRVYKETAGASEVNSL; encoded by the coding sequence ATGGTCGAGAAGGCACGACGCGAGCGAGTGGACGCCGACGAACGGGGGAACCCGACGCGACAGTGGGAAGTCTTCCTGCGCGAGGAGCCCGGCGATCCGCTGCGACACGTCGGCAGCGTCGCGGCCGGCAGCGAGACCGAGGCCCACGAACACGCCTCGCGGCTGTTCGGCTGGTACGCCGTCGACGTCTGGGTCTGTCCGGCAGACGCGGTCGGACGGTACTCGACGCGCGGGTTCGGCGAGTCGGAGCAACCCGACGGAGATGGCGGCGACGATACCGATACCGACGGTGACGGGGACGCTGACGACAGCGACGACGAGGAACCGCGCGTCTACAAGGAGACCGCCGGCGCCTCCGAGGTGAACAGCCTGTGA
- a CDS encoding pterin cluster protein, whose protein sequence is MTAETTQTSARETRETRETRETREPRNAQDETSRANRQTTVTVRCTGHVRNAVGTHELEYTFEGTRLRDFLEAFFDDYDVEEMLIAETEADATHSGWAPVPDDLPGTWRKNPEGDQTRPFARVCINGRFNEHFAGFETELEDGDRVALIYPFMFCC, encoded by the coding sequence ATGACCGCCGAAACGACCCAGACGAGCGCTCGAGAGACGAGAGAGACGAGAGAGACGAGAGAGACGCGAGAGCCGCGGAACGCGCAGGACGAGACGTCGCGGGCGAACCGGCAAACGACGGTCACCGTCCGCTGTACCGGTCACGTTCGCAACGCCGTCGGAACCCACGAACTCGAGTACACCTTCGAGGGGACGCGGCTCCGGGACTTCCTCGAGGCCTTCTTCGACGACTACGACGTCGAGGAGATGCTGATCGCGGAGACCGAAGCGGACGCGACCCACAGCGGCTGGGCGCCCGTGCCGGACGATCTCCCCGGAACGTGGCGCAAGAACCCCGAAGGCGACCAGACCCGTCCGTTCGCCCGCGTCTGCATCAACGGCCGGTTCAACGAGCACTTCGCGGGATTCGAGACGGAACTCGAGGACGGAGACCGCGTCGCGCTGATCTACCCGTTCATGTTCTGTTGCTGA
- a CDS encoding CGCGG family rSAM-modified RiPP protein, protein MSNGSANPDVEPVTRREHDVSWSANLEKPHHAADRDLVVSQAMDAVEATAAGTHVNLVTHGDHGRPETYLWDELEAAFDGIDLEYVDRCGCGGHVTRVHVGETDE, encoded by the coding sequence ATGAGCAACGGTAGTGCGAACCCCGACGTCGAGCCCGTTACCCGCCGCGAACACGACGTCTCGTGGTCGGCGAACCTCGAGAAACCGCACCACGCCGCGGACCGCGACCTGGTCGTCTCGCAGGCGATGGACGCGGTCGAGGCGACCGCCGCGGGCACCCACGTCAACCTCGTCACGCACGGCGACCACGGCCGGCCCGAGACCTATCTCTGGGACGAACTCGAGGCCGCGTTCGATGGGATCGACCTCGAGTACGTCGACCGCTGTGGCTGTGGCGGCCACGTGACTCGCGTTCACGTCGGCGAAACGGACGAGTAA
- a CDS encoding carbon-nitrogen family hydrolase produces the protein MIGATDERLRLALAQLEVEPTAVDANVERALEAVSRAAERGADLVALPELFNVGYFAFDSYGRLAEPLEGETLTRLREAAADHGIAVLAGSIVEDLAATETADTPADEGLANTAALFDADGELQLVYRKHHLFGYQSAESELLVPGERIETATVAGVPVGATTCYDLRFPELYRRLIDAGAELVLVPSAWPYPRIEHWETLSRARAIENQAFVATINGSGRFPDEDATLLGRSTVYDPWGTTLASSGDEPTLVVADLDLGAVDRVREEFPALRDRRL, from the coding sequence TCGCGCTCGCACAGCTCGAGGTCGAACCCACAGCGGTCGACGCCAACGTCGAGCGGGCGCTCGAGGCGGTCTCGCGGGCCGCCGAGCGGGGAGCCGATCTGGTCGCGCTCCCGGAGCTGTTCAACGTCGGGTACTTCGCGTTCGACAGCTACGGTCGCCTCGCCGAGCCCCTCGAGGGGGAGACGCTCACGCGGCTCCGCGAGGCGGCTGCCGATCACGGGATCGCCGTCCTGGCGGGGAGTATTGTGGAGGATCTCGCGGCTACCGAGACCGCCGACACCCCGGCCGACGAGGGGCTCGCCAACACCGCGGCGCTGTTCGACGCCGACGGCGAGTTGCAACTGGTCTACCGGAAACACCACCTCTTCGGCTACCAGTCGGCCGAGTCGGAACTGCTCGTCCCCGGCGAGCGGATCGAGACGGCGACCGTCGCCGGCGTTCCCGTCGGCGCGACGACCTGTTACGACCTGCGGTTCCCGGAACTGTACCGGCGGCTGATCGACGCCGGCGCGGAACTGGTCCTCGTCCCGAGCGCGTGGCCCTATCCGCGGATCGAACACTGGGAGACGCTTTCGCGCGCGCGAGCGATCGAAAATCAGGCCTTCGTCGCGACGATCAACGGCTCGGGTCGGTTCCCCGACGAGGACGCGACGCTGCTCGGCCGTTCGACCGTCTACGACCCCTGGGGGACGACGCTGGCCTCGAGCGGCGACGAACCGACGCTGGTCGTCGCCGACCTCGATCTCGGCGCGGTCGACCGGGTTCGCGAGGAGTTTCCGGCGCTTCGAGATCGGCGTCTCTAG